The genomic stretch TCGCATCGATCGCCAGCCGAGCGAGGCGGCGCGTCGCGGCGGCGGGCGTCGCGGCGTCGATGTCGGAAGCGGATCGCGGCTTCATCGGCGCGTTTTGCGTCACGCAGTGCTTCCTCACGAAGAGCGCTCCATCTCGCGGCGTCATGTCGCGGCTGCGGACGCTGCATGGTCTTATCGAAAGCAGCAATTGCGCATATAGGTCAACGTGAAGGCGAACGATGCGCATGCGACCGGACGTCGCGTGCAGAAAGTGAACGGACATGCGTTCGATCGTGATCGTCGCGATGCGCGCGAAATCGATACGACTGTCCAGGCCGTCACTTCGAGATTCGCCGCGCGCGCGGGTTTCGCGCTATGTGTATCGGCTCTGGCGTTTCTCGCAGCGCTGGCGCAAAAGTTGCGGACGGGGCGCCGGGGGGCGAGTTCAACGATCGGCTCGAGACATGATCATAGGCTCATTGCGGCGTAGCGATCTTTCGACCTGCAGGGGATTGCGGAAGTTTCGGATGTTTTGCGCCTCGGGCGCGGTCGCGTTTCCGCTGGCCCTTTTCGCGACGGCCACGCTCGCGGCTCCGGCCGCCGCCGCGATAGAGGTGGAGCGCGCCTGGTGCGCAACGCCGCCCAAAGGGGTGAAGATCGGCGCCTGCTATCTGGCCTTGCGCAATGAGGGGAAGACGGAGGATCGGCTGCTGGGCGTGGAGGCGGACGCCGCCGCTCACGTCGAGATGCATGTGACCAAGATCGCCGATGGCGTCGGCCGCATGCGCCCGCTCGCCGACGGCGTGGCCCTGCCCGCCGAATCGGTCGTCGACTTCCGCGAGAAGGGCTATCACCTCATGCTGGTGGATCTGCGCGGCCCGCTCGCGGAAGGCGAGACCGTGCGCGGCACGTTGCGTTTCGAGCGCGCCGGCGCGCAGCCCGTGCTCTTCCATGTCGAGCGGCCCGGCGCGCCTTGATATTGCCGGGACGGCGGTCGGGATGGTCTAATCGCCGGGCTCCTCTATTTCGACTCACGGTGAGGATCGCGGGGCGGGACCCGACGCTGGCGGCCGGGCGAAGCGGCCTCGACGCGTTCCGGTCCCGCGCCGATCGAAGCCGCCTGATTGCTCGAGAGCCGTATGCATGAAAATTTACGAAAATCCAAATCCGCGCCGTCGCGGCGCGAGGAACAGGGGCTCCATTCTTCGCTCACCGAGACGTAAATGGTTGTTCGTCGAGGCGATCTCTTATTGTAACCGCTTCGTCACGATTATGACGCAGAAAGCCCTGTCGCTCTCTCGGCCGGTCTTTTCGGCAACAAATTCCCTCCCATAGTGGGTTCATCCCGCATTCAGCCTGGATGCGGGATAGGATCGTCCTTCGCTCTCATGCTAGATGAGCGCGGATTTCCCGCGGATATGTCACGCGATGAATGAGTTGAACCCCAGTTTCGCCAAGAGCGCGCCCCTCGACGGCGCGCCGCTCGCCCAGGAATCGGCCCGGACAGGGGCCGTGCTGCGCGGTCCGGCCATGCCGCATCTGCTGCGCGACGAGCTGCTCTGCGAGATTTTCGCCGCCCGCGTCGTCGCCAGCCCCAATGCGCTGGCCATGGCGACCTTGGAGCGGCGCTTCACCTATCGCGAGGTCGATGCGGAGGCCGCGGCCATCGCCTGCGGTCTCGCCGCCCGCGACATAGGCCCGGGCGATGTGGTCGGCCTGTGGGGCGCGCGCGGGCCGGAGCTGCTGATCGCGCAGATCGCCATCGCCAAGACGGGCGCCGCTTGGCTGCCCTTCGACGCCGACGCCCCGGTCGACCGCATCGCCGTCTGCCTCGCCGACGCGGGCGCCAAGGCGCTGCTGACCTCCGCCGCCTTCGCCGGCAAGGCCGCTCCCGTGGTCTCGGTCGAGACGCTGATCGACGCCGAGATCGCGGTCCAGGGCGGCGTCTGCCCCGATCCGCGCGCGCTGGGCGCCACGGGCGATCATCCGGCCTATCTCATCTACACCTCCGGCTCGACGGGAACGCCCAAGGGCATTGTCGTCACGGCGCGCAACATCTGCCATTATCTGCGCTCGGCCAATGAGATCTACCAAATCTCGGCCTCCGATGTGGTGTTCCAGGGCGCTTCCGTCGCCTTCGACCTCTCCATGGAGGAGATCTGGATTCCCTATCTCGCCGGCGCGTCGCTTTTCGTCGCCACGCCGCAGATCATCGGCGAGACCGAGGCGCTGCCCGATATTCTGGAGGAAGCCGGCGTCACCGTGCTCGACACTGTGCCGACGCTGCTCGCCGCCATGCCGCGCGACGTCGCGACGCTGAAGAAGATCGTGCTCGGCGGCGAGGCCTGCCCGCCTTCGGTGGCGGAACGCTGGACCCGCATCGGCCGCACCATCTTCAACAGCTACGGTCCCACAGAGGCGACCGTGGTCGCCACCGTCTCCGAGGTCTGGCCCAATGAGACGGTGACGATCGGCAAGCCGATCCCCAATTACAGCTGCTATGTCGTCGATGAAAATCTGGCGCTGCTGCCGCCGGGCGCGGAGGGCGAGCTGCTGATCGGCGGGCCGGGCGTCGCCAAGGGCTATTTGCGCCGCGACGAGCTGACGGCCGAGAAGTTCATCGCCAATCCTTTCCCATCGGACGGCTCCGATCCGATCCTCTATCGCTCCGGCGACGCCGTGATTCTGGACGAGAACGGCGATCTGCATTTTCGCGGCCGCATCGACGATCAGGTGAAGATCCGAGGCTTCCGCGTCGAGCTGGGCGAGATCGAATCCGCGCTCTCTCGCCTCGACCATATACGTCAGGCGGCGGTGGTTCTGCGCAATGAGAATGGGTTGGACGAGCTCGTCGCCTTTCTCGTCGGCGCGACGGCCGTGTCGCCGGACCCGCGCGACCTTCGCGCCAAGCTGCGCGAGTTTCTGCCCTCCTATATGGTTCCCGGCCGCTTCGAGATCGTGACCTCTTTGCCGCGCCTCTCCTCCGGCAAGGTGGACCGCAAGGCGTTGAAGCGCGCGCCGCTCACCGCCCCGCTGATCGACACGGAGGCGCAGGAGGAGCCGCGCACCAAGACGGAGGCCGCGCTGCTCGACGCCGCCAAGCGCGTGCTGCCGCCCGGCGCCATTCCCTTCGACGCGGATTTCTTCACCGATCTCGGCGGCCATTCGCTGCTCGCCGCGCGATTCGTCTCGGTGGTGCGCGAGACGGCGCATCTTTCCTCGATCACGCTGCAGGACCTCTATTCGGAGCGCAATCTGCGCGCGCTCGCCGCTCATCTCGACGGCAAGGCTGCGATGGCCGGGCCGCCGCGCGATCTCTCCTTCACGCCGCCGCCGCTGCTGCGGCGCTTCCTCTGCGGCCTCGCCCAGGCCGCGGCGCTGCCCTTCATCCTCGCTTTCGTGACCTCGCAGTGGCTCGGCGTCTTCGTCTCCTATCAGCTGCTCACCTCGCCGGACGCGAATATCCTCGAGGAAGTGGCGGCGCTGCTCGGCGTCTATATGTGCGTCAACATCGCCACTGTGGCGGTGTCGATCCTCGGCAAATGGCTGGTCATCGGCCGCACCAAGCCGGGGCGCTATCCGCTATGGGGCGTCTATTACTATCGCTGGTGGCTGGCGCAGCGCCTCATGGGCCTCACCCACGCCAAATGGTTCCAGTGCTCGCCCTTGATGCGCCTCTATCTTTCCGCCCTCGGCGCGAAGATCGGCGAGGACGCCATCATCGGCGAATTGGACGTCGGCGCGATCGATCTCGTCAGCATCGGCGATGGCGCGAGCCTCGGCTCCAAGCTGAAGCTCGCCAACGCCCGCGTCGTCGGCAATGAGCTGATCATCGGGACGATCGAGATCGGCGCGGACGCCTATGTCGGCACTTCCTGCGTGATCGAGGAGAATGTCGTCATCGGCGAGGGCGGGGCCCTCGAGGATCTGACCTCGGTTCCCGCCGGCTCGCATATCGGCGCCTATCAAATTTGGGACGGATCGCCGGCGCGCTACAAGGGCGATGTCGACGCCCGGACGCTCGATCCGCAATCGACGGCCTCGACGCCGCAACGGCTCGCCATGGGCTTTATGTTCACCGTGCTGGTGCTGGCGCTGCCGCCGCTCGGCCTGCTGCCGATCTTCCCGGCCTTTTGGGTGTTCGACCGTTTCGACAATTGGCTCGGCCTAACGGACGTCGATCACGCCCTCTATCTCGCCGCCATCCCGGCCTTTGCCTGGCCGACGGCTTTCGTGCTGGTGCTCGTCACCGTGGCCTTCATCGTGGCCTTCCGTTGGATCGTGCTGCCGCGCGTCTCAGAGGGGACCTATTCGGTGTGGTCCGGCTTCTATCTGCGCAAATGGGCGGTGGCGCTCGCCACCGAGGTGACGCTGGAGACGCTCTCCTCGCTCTTCGCCACCCTCTATATGCGCACCTGGTATCGGCTGATGGGCGCTAAGATCGGCAAGGATTCGGAGATTTCGACCAATCTCTCCGGCCGCTACGATCTCGTCGAGATCGGCGAGAAATGCTTCATCGCCGATGAGGTGGTGCTCGGCGACGAGGATATGCGCCGCGGCTGGATGTATCTGAAGAAAGTGAAGACCGGCGCGCGCGTCTTCGTCGGCAATGACGCCGTGGTGCCGCCGGGCTCGGAAATCCCCAATGGCGCGCTGATCGGCATCAAATCCAAGCCGCCGGCCAATAGCGAGCTCTCCGAGGGCGACACCTGGTTCGGCTCGCCGCCGATGAAGCTCCCCGTGCGCCAGACCTTCGACGGCGGCGGCGCCGCCTGGACCTATCAGCCGCCTTTCTGGAAGAAAGCGGCGCGCGCGGTCTATGAGGCGATCAACGTCTCGCTGCCGACCATGCTGTTCATCACTTTCGGCACTTGGGCCGTGGAGAGCTTCGGCCAAAAGCTCATCGACGGCGATTATTGGGCGGTGTTCTGGCTGTTCGTGCTTTCTTCGACGCTCATTTCGCTCGGCATGACGCTGGTCGTGGTGGCGGTGAAATGGCTGACCATGGGGCGCTATGAGCCGCAGGTGAAGCCCATGTGGTCCTTCTGGGCCATGCGCACCGAGGCCTGCGCCGTCCTCTATTGGGGCCTCGCCGGCAAAATCCTGCTCGAGCATTTGCGCGGCACGCCCTTCCTGCCCTGGATGCTGCGCCTGTTCGGCTCGAAATTCGGCAAGGGCGTGTTCATGGACATGACCGACATCACCGAATTCGACTGCGTGAGC from Methylosinus sp. C49 encodes the following:
- a CDS encoding copper chaperone PCu(A)C; translation: MFCASGAVAFPLALFATATLAAPAAAAIEVERAWCATPPKGVKIGACYLALRNEGKTEDRLLGVEADAAAHVEMHVTKIADGVGRMRPLADGVALPAESVVDFREKGYHLMLVDLRGPLAEGETVRGTLRFERAGAQPVLFHVERPGAP
- a CDS encoding Pls/PosA family non-ribosomal peptide synthetase, which translates into the protein MNELNPSFAKSAPLDGAPLAQESARTGAVLRGPAMPHLLRDELLCEIFAARVVASPNALAMATLERRFTYREVDAEAAAIACGLAARDIGPGDVVGLWGARGPELLIAQIAIAKTGAAWLPFDADAPVDRIAVCLADAGAKALLTSAAFAGKAAPVVSVETLIDAEIAVQGGVCPDPRALGATGDHPAYLIYTSGSTGTPKGIVVTARNICHYLRSANEIYQISASDVVFQGASVAFDLSMEEIWIPYLAGASLFVATPQIIGETEALPDILEEAGVTVLDTVPTLLAAMPRDVATLKKIVLGGEACPPSVAERWTRIGRTIFNSYGPTEATVVATVSEVWPNETVTIGKPIPNYSCYVVDENLALLPPGAEGELLIGGPGVAKGYLRRDELTAEKFIANPFPSDGSDPILYRSGDAVILDENGDLHFRGRIDDQVKIRGFRVELGEIESALSRLDHIRQAAVVLRNENGLDELVAFLVGATAVSPDPRDLRAKLREFLPSYMVPGRFEIVTSLPRLSSGKVDRKALKRAPLTAPLIDTEAQEEPRTKTEAALLDAAKRVLPPGAIPFDADFFTDLGGHSLLAARFVSVVRETAHLSSITLQDLYSERNLRALAAHLDGKAAMAGPPRDLSFTPPPLLRRFLCGLAQAAALPFILAFVTSQWLGVFVSYQLLTSPDANILEEVAALLGVYMCVNIATVAVSILGKWLVIGRTKPGRYPLWGVYYYRWWLAQRLMGLTHAKWFQCSPLMRLYLSALGAKIGEDAIIGELDVGAIDLVSIGDGASLGSKLKLANARVVGNELIIGTIEIGADAYVGTSCVIEENVVIGEGGALEDLTSVPAGSHIGAYQIWDGSPARYKGDVDARTLDPQSTASTPQRLAMGFMFTVLVLALPPLGLLPIFPAFWVFDRFDNWLGLTDVDHALYLAAIPAFAWPTAFVLVLVTVAFIVAFRWIVLPRVSEGTYSVWSGFYLRKWAVALATEVTLETLSSLFATLYMRTWYRLMGAKIGKDSEISTNLSGRYDLVEIGEKCFIADEVVLGDEDMRRGWMYLKKVKTGARVFVGNDAVVPPGSEIPNGALIGIKSKPPANSELSEGDTWFGSPPMKLPVRQTFDGGGAAWTYQPPFWKKAARAVYEAINVSLPTMLFITFGTWAVESFGQKLIDGDYWAVFWLFVLSSTLISLGMTLVVVAVKWLTMGRYEPQVKPMWSFWAMRTEACAVLYWGLAGKILLEHLRGTPFLPWMLRLFGSKFGKGVFMDMTDITEFDCVSVGDYAALNQVAALQTHLYEDRVMKVGRVEIGRGVTVGAGSTVLYDTHVGDFARLGPLTVVMKGEKIPAHSEWIGAPAEPAAPPATTRAVAETQRVASKAA